The sequence ATATGTAGGGAAGAACAACAACTATTGTCTGGTACTGTCCCTTTCCTATTCACGGTTATAACTCTTGCATGCTGTCATTTTCATGATACATGCACCCAAAATGTTTGAAATGACATACAAGCCCTTGAAAAATGTCCgttatgttaaaatattagaattcgCGTCTATTTGAATAGATCAtactcaatttaatttatatttggagATTGTGTAGAATTAAAACAGTTTATTTTCATGCAATGTTTATGTTCGAATTTGAAACATTACGTCGGTTTGTGATTTTTGATGCGTTACAACGTTgttatttcaaaaaacaaaaaatattgtatcttGATAGGTAATTGCAGTTAATCCATTGGCACTAGTACAGAAAAAATTCATCTCAACTGCAACCCGTTCAACTATTGTTTCAGTCATACTTTGTCTTAATTACACCGATTGATGAGGATGATATCACCTCTGCAAATTAAACACATATTTTGATAGTgtgtacaaataattatatttttttaattgatgcGGCTTGCGATATTAATTGGTGCTCCATTATATGAGATACTGTCGAACTGTTCTAATCTAGTATGAGCCTCGCGTTTTTCCTAAAAAAGGCACCTCACCAGGGGAGAAAGACCTTGGGGCTTATAAGCCATTCAAACTTTTCATCTAAAATCAATATGAGATGTTTGCCTACATCATCAGTCCCCCAGATAAACTACTTGGAAGGGACACATGACTTCATTTTTACCATGAGGCTAATGATGTAGACAAGTTCTCACTTGGGATGTAGACAAGGAGTTTAAGTGGTATATAAACCCAAGGTCTCCTTTCTCTAGTGAAGCACCTTTCTAAGATAAAAAGTATGACAGACAATATCTCATGCAATGAAGCATCGTTAGAACCGCAAGCTGCATCACTAATTCTTATTATATCAATTAAGGCTAACTTAGattaacaaaattgaaatggCATTAAAAGCAAGATTCATTAATAACGTCCAATGACAAAATTCTAACACTAAACTTCAATTGACAAAGTGCCAAATGCTTAGCAAGTCAAGACAAGGAGCAAAAATCAACATAGGGATACTAAAATATTACCAACTTGACAAACAATTGCACCAATAATTCAACAACTCTTACTATTACTTCATTAAACTCTTGGATGACAAGCAAGTTTTATCCATAAACTCTGTACTAATCCCAAGAGTTGTTTAAGGTTCAATGTCTTAATGGCAGTATTGATTTGAGATTAGTTAGTTCATGTTTAACCATTTTGTGATCTTAATGGGGTTTTAATGttctttttagaaattatttcttctaaaatatGTCATTGTTTGATAATAAGAAGATGggaaatattataattcaataaagTATCAATAATGTATGctccaattaattattgttgagATGTTTAGTGGGGTTGTATGTATGTCATCCACCTCATCCTATTTTTTactgttgttttattttttatttataatttcagacctctattcaataattacataattttattaaatattaaaaaaaatgattaatattttaaataataaaaaatatttataattatctcaaatgctataattaatcataataaatgatcctttaatttatttttgtcttccaaGGGACAGGGCCACAACATATTGCCCATACAGGATTactatttctattatttattaaggcTCAAAGAGTAACTACCTTTGGTAGATAAAGTGTAGTTGATTAAAAATgtccttttttaaatttaatttatttacaactaattatttatttaattggttagTCATATCAATGGTTTTCTGTTCATGTTACATTTAaggttaatttattttatcaattttaattaattatttgttttatcttttttatttaatttaattaaataaatatagatacaGTTTAAATTATGCACACACATTAAGTTCACATTCGTAAAATTTGATATTCGCTACACAAATTCGTATGCAATTCTCTTTTACGGGATTATGAGATGCcatccaattttattatttaatatagaaacaaaaacatgttaataataattttaagtatatatatgtatattaacataaataaaagatcATTTACATTCACAGACGACTATTAGTAATATCGCGGCATCAACTTTTgaatataacaattattccactaattaaaatattttatattaacaccACTATACGAATTCTTTTATAGCCGTGATAataccttaattaatttttttatttattttctaaatataatttattagtttgtatatattttgtatttatatttataatataatttaaaaatataaaaaaatatttattatatacacacaaaaacTACGCAATTTACCAACTAATGTACATAATAGGAAGAGGATAGAGTAGGGGTAAAAGAGGTAGAAGGAGCAATGCCACCACTCTTGTGATCTCATAACTATTACTGGTAATTCAAACTGCCTAATTATTACTTGACAGAATTCAATGCCAACAGGTAATAAATGCAACAGCTTAGGCTGAGCTGTCTCTATATTAAGGGCTCTTTCGTCCTAATCAAAGATTGCAATAAGAAAATCATGATTAGGGTACAATTTACAATGCAATTGGTCACAATATTACCAAAATGTCCTTTCTAAGCctaaattaagagaaaaatcaaaagattataaagtacactattttttaaataaaagaataaaatttatcacatatattacaataaattttatcacaTACATCAATaagttcataataaataaaataataaaatagaaattatgatataagTAGAAATAAATACCCATAGATGTGGAACTCGAAttcgaaaaattttatatcaactgaagaattttaaaaagttatccACCTCACCGTTGAGGTGGAGGTCTTATTCATGAATGTGGTGTTTGCAAGGGTCAGATATAAATGTTTATCagtttattattgaaaataagttgatagaaatatttttgttttatattttctatttttaaactgctcaaattaaattgatttgaattaaaaggTATAAGAAAGTTCCTATCAATTTCTGCAGCTTATCTCTGCTTTTTTTAActgtttaaattaagttgatttaaatcaaaagttataaGAAACTTCCTACCGACTTCCACAGCTTATCTTTTGCTTTTAAAatgcttaaattaaattaatttaaataaaaaattgtaaaaaaaatttccaccaacttatgTGGCTTATTGGTAAAATTGTGAATGTTaccttatttttcaaaaagctTTCTAATTTTTACTACTCTTTAAcctgtgaatttttttttataattaatttcaaccaTAAATGTAAAAGTTATTGCGAACGATCTTGAAATCCATAAGGGCGAAATTTGGAAGGAGAGTCAgcaaattggattttctgttGAGAAtcgtattttattttctgttccATTCAATACACACACGTGTACAAATAcgatttgtaataaaaaaatcctttGCTTGAGAGTTGGGATGGAAATTTTGCCGATGAATGAGGGCAAAACATGTCAAATAAGTGGGGCAAAAGCAAAATTCTTGATTGAATCAGGTTTAGCTGTAGAATCAAACTAATCGCAAAGCAAATGTATcatacttgttatataatttggtcatttttaaaaattatacactaattatacaataaatatattgtatttatcatataattgattcaaattcgaTCCGATTACGTTGGACCTAGAATTTTACGAAAAACAAATATGGTGGTTCTCGGTGGAGGAACTTTAAATGCAAGGGTAGAAAGCGCGTGTGGGGTCATGAGAATCGAACTGAAATATGAATTACCATAAATGAAGGAGCGTTGCGTTGTGGGTCGCCCCGCCCCGCCCCGTTTCCTCCTCTGACTTGGGTTTTAAAATTTGCCCGCCCATTAGACATGGGTCTTTGTGTAGTATTTAATACTCTGGAACttcaccttttttttattttatagctCACTGTAAGTCGGTGTCTGGACTGCTAATTTTCAAACTTAGGATGGTGGATTAATTTATGGTAAATTCAATGTTTTTATAAGTACGAGATGAATAATATTCCGCttgatttttggatttttttttcccctaaaGTCAACTcgttagaattttaaaataaaaatttaatattttataaattctgaaagaattttataatattataaagtattttaaataaatttgatcaaacacTCTTAAAATCCTAAATACAAGTTAGATTgaaaaatcttcattttttttatccattGGCAACTACTTCTTCGACTCCCTAGGGGAATAGATTCACATACACAAATAATTTCTACACATACACACTCATTCTTTCAACATAGCTTGCTGTCTTATTTTTCGTGCTTTCTCTTTTTcacattattttttgaatattacgTACTGACTTAGGCGttgaaatactaatattttttttttgcaaattacCATCTTAAGACCTGCAAAGAATTTGACCCGTCAAGAAGCTAAAGTCCACAAACTATTCTATTCGTGAATTTTGGGCACGCATGTATAGAATGGCAAATTTTTAACTAACTTGAAGTGATTTAAGAtcgtaaatataaattaacaacttcaatcttttttaaaaaagagcATATAAGctcctaatattttatttttaaaatttataagctttttttttcctaaataaattatcaaagcACTTTAGATCATCATATAAGCTTTCAAACATTTTATGAAaccttataagatgttttaaaaaacttataagctaACGCAAACACGCTCTGGTGAGCTTTATGAGCACTTTAAGACCctttataagatgttataaagtatttgataaatttgtcCCATGAATAAGTTCGAGATTATGAATCCAAGTCATACCGGATATGTGGATATTTGTCTCATTTTATgtgagttattgtaatttttttctttattagttATATCAatgaattgattaaattgGAATATTACCAAATATATCGGATGAGTTATTATAGTTTACTTACAATTATTAGTcggaaaacagaaaaataaaaaagagttagatgaataataattttgggcCAAGTGGTCCTCAACAAATGCTACCAACAGAACAGAATATGAATGTACCAAAAGCCCAAACCAGTGGAATGGGAGTCCTGCCCAAGTCTCAAATACGAAAGAACCAATTATCAAAACTGGACTTGTTCAGTAAAAGTTCAGCATGTAGTCAATTCTTTATTGGGCCACTCCCAaaggttctttttttttttttttttaaaggtttttttttttttttttttttttttttcctttctttttaaacGATcgatattttcaaaacaatcaatatactattacaatattattgtattattgCTCCCACACACTTCGTAATAACTAAATCTGAGGTTAATGTTTGTTGAGATTAAATACACGTtcccatttatatatttttagaataataaattacaacgtgTTCTCTTGAAGTTtatataagagataatttttctctaaggtttgatgtaattatttgtaGATCCCATGTGGTTTgtgaaattacatctagtgcTCATTAGGTTTGCatccgtctaataaataagtccatttattagttaaaatttgttgaatttgctgatatatgataaaaaaaaaacttaatgaaaattgatatttagcttttatttacttaaaactgacttattacatgtcgaataattttttttgaattaaactaCCCTTgtaaatatacctcctcacatgcattaatttgtgaagacatatgagggtaatttggtcataaatttttttatttgacctacTATAGGTTAGTAATAATTCAATCGGGgataaacacatttttttttttgttaatatcagtaaatttagtgaattttgactaattgagggacttatttgttggacggaagcaaaccttatgagtgctagatgtaatttcgcAAACCACATagaatttacgtgtaattacaccaacaTCAGGAAAgtgaagtataattatccttgtcataattataaataccccatcattagaaaatttataaatactcataAAATTAACGATCATGTAACAAATACCCCTTTTAACGAACTGTCACAAGgcatataatttcatatttatccaaatgaataaaaaaaatgtcagtTTAAGCTTTTCACCAAAATATGTAAAGATAAAACGAAAAAATTCTTTCTCAAACTATATATGGTTGAATCAAGAgcaagtgtgatacacttaTACGtgattgatcaatttttttaattaaatattaatcacactgcaatttattatacttattaaataattaatttaagtacaactaaatttaattggagTTAGAattgcttaaaaaaaaaaattgaatacttAATAAGGAGGAATGGGGGGGATACAGATGGAAATATGGAGTAGAGAGAATGATGATAATGTTTTAAAGCAGCTTATGTGGCAACCGACAACCTTTATCCATTCACACCCAACTTGGATAAGTTCAATTACCAGACAACCCCTGCGAGTCCAGACGAAACGACGACGTCTATAGACCTGCTCTCGCATTTCTCTTTCTATTAATCAATCGCAAATTTACACGTACCCGAAATATGGCTACCGGTGGCGATAACGATAACGATAACGGCGCGGCTGCCGCCGTTGGGGCACCGAAGAAGAAGCAGCGCGTCGGTAGCAACAGCCTTCTCTCCTCCTCTCTCGCTGTCAATGATTCTTTCTCAGAAGGAAACCCGGCCGAAAGTCGTCATAAACCGCCTGCCATCCCCCTATCATCTTCTCATTCTATGTTTCCCGTCTCCTCTTCCTCCACCTCTTGCGGCTTCAACGACCCTGCCACCGGTGACGTCATCCTCAGCCTTCGTCTTGATCGTCAATCTTCTCCATTTGATTGCGTGGAGGTGCCATTCGAATCCAGCTCTGTTGCTACTCTGGGACAGCCGGTCACGCACATCTACTTGCATTCGCGAGTTCTTTGCCGCTCGAAATATTTTTCTGCCCTACTTTCCGACCGCTGGCGACAGCGGAATGATACGTCATCGTCAAATCAGGCTGAAAGTTCTCACAAAATTAACCGTTTTCACCTTGTTGTTCCAGCTACTACGGAGTCTATCAGCCACCACTTAACAGTCCTGAAACTGCTTTACTCCGATGATTTGTTGTCTTCACTAGATAGTGTCTCCACCGCGCTTAATTTGCTTCCCATCGCGCTTGAGCTTTTGTTTGAGGACTGCATTAAAGCCTGTGTTAAATTCCTTGAGGCAGTGCCGTGGTCAGAGGATGAGGAGAAGAAGATATTAGATTTGATTCCTTTTCTGAGTGAAGAAGAGTCGAAAGAGCTCCAAGCCAGGATGTCGCCGTTGAAAAATGACTCTTCCGAGGAAATGCTCCACGGGTTGATACTAGCTGCAATTCATAATCATTCGAACATGGCTTTTGCTAAGGCATTTGTAGCAAAACTGATGAGAGATTTTTCTTCAAGGGAGTCAGCAAGGAGGGTTTTGGATACAGCGTTTGACAAGATTTTGAGTGTTGTGAAGCAGTCGATGGAGGAGTACTCGAGTCCGGTTTTTACAGGGGATCATAATGAGACAGAGGCGATTCAGAGGCTCAATTTGCATACAGCGATGATTAATGGGAAGCACTTGTTGTGGTTGATGGAGAGGATGATTGAACTAAGAGTGGCGGATACAGCTGTGAAAGCGTGGAGTCAGCAGACTTCCTTTACGGGAGATTTACAGAGGGCATTGCGTGATGATGCATGGAGAAATATTGTTCCAAGCCTTCCCTCTGTAGTGCTTCGTTGCACATGCAGGCTTGCCAATGCGGTTGCCGCAGGGAACATTTTGGCAGATAGACAGGTCTACCATCATTCCTTTGTCCTTGTTTATTGATATGCCCTTCTCTATGGTGATTGTCGAGCTGTAGGTTGGTCATGTTTCTTTTGAATGTtcaattcatattaattgctTGTATATACTGTGCCTTGCCTTTCTGTTGCTGAATTCTGGCTGATAGTTAGCTTTATCAGTTAGATGCCGATCAATGTTCGATATGCCTTAGCAATTAGATGAATCTTGACTTTTGCCACTTGTGCATAaaggttaaaaaaaataatagttgagAAAAACTTACAAGGTTTTACTTTGGAGTAAGGACCTGTTATAGGAtactataaattttcttaacaACAATTTGCCATTACGTAGCTGAAGTTATAAGGAGATCGTACTCCAAAGTCAATATTGTTCACAGTTCCTTTACTGATATTGAATATTCTTGTTTGAAGTACAATACATGACTCTTAACAGTCAGTAAATCTGCTAGCAGGAAAAACCACGTAAATGTGTCTATCTCTGTGGCTTTCACCAGAAAATTCAGTTTGGCCTCAACTACCTATACTGTCTACACAGGTTAGGATGGATCTTGTGAGAGATTGGCTGCCCCTGTTGATTACATGCAAAGCTAGCGTCTCGCCTATGGGGCCAAATCACAAGTCACTTTATCTGGAGCTGGAAGAAACATTTTTGAGAATTATATCTACTCTCCCCATATCAGATGCACAAGAGTTATTGCAGCAATGCCTTAGCTTTTCGACTCGTAACATGGATGACTGCCCTCACTTGGTTGCAGCTTTTACTACTTGGTTTCGCCGTGCAAACAGACCCCAAAAACCAGATCGCCGTGGGTGATG comes from Sesamum indicum cultivar Zhongzhi No. 13 linkage group LG10, S_indicum_v1.0, whole genome shotgun sequence and encodes:
- the LOC105172885 gene encoding BTB/POZ domain-containing protein At3g05675-like — protein: MATGGDNDNDNGAAAAVGAPKKKQRVGSNSLLSSSLAVNDSFSEGNPAESRHKPPAIPLSSSHSMFPVSSSSTSCGFNDPATGDVILSLRLDRQSSPFDCVEVPFESSSVATLGQPVTHIYLHSRVLCRSKYFSALLSDRWRQRNDTSSSNQAESSHKINRFHLVVPATTESISHHLTVLKLLYSDDLLSSLDSVSTALNLLPIALELLFEDCIKACVKFLEAVPWSEDEEKKILDLIPFLSEEESKELQARMSPLKNDSSEEMLHGLILAAIHNHSNMAFAKAFVAKLMRDFSSRESARRVLDTAFDKILSVVKQSMEEYSSPVFTGDHNETEAIQRLNLHTAMINGKHLLWLMERMIELRVADTAVKAWSQQTSFTGDLQRALRDDAWRNIVPSLPSVVLRCTCRLANAVAAGNILADRQVRMDLVRDWLPLLITCKASVSPMGPNHKSLYLELEETFLRIISTLPISDAQELLQQCLSFSTRNMDDCPHLVAAFTTWFRRANRPQKPDRRG